DNA from Pseudomonadota bacterium:
CGCTGAACGGCTCCTCCGGGGATGATTATTTCCCGGCAACCGGGCGTGGCCTTGATGTTTTCCGGTGTCCGGAGGGAGCAGGCCTTCTGCTGCGTCCCCGGCCCGGAGGTTTGCCCGGGTAAATTTTTTCTTCGGGTCTGATAGTCCCCTTGGGCGGTTCTTTCAACAGTTCCGGGTCCGGGGTGGTACAGGGAAGTTTCGCTCCGAGGTAGGCTTCAATTTCGGGAATATAAAAAGAGCCTTCCTCACAGGCAAAACTCACCGATATTCCGCTGGAGCCGGCCCTGCCGGTGCGGCCGATCCGGTGGACATAATCTTCCGGATCATAGGGCAGGGTATAGTTGACCACGTGACTGACTCCGTCAATATGGATGCCCCGTCCGGCAACGTCGGTGGCCACCAGAACCCGAATCCTGCCGTTTTTGAAATCTTCCAGGGTTTTGATTCTTTTGCTCTGTGGGACATCACCCGACAGCATGGCGCAGCTGATATCGTTTCTCTTCAGTCTTTCGGTAAGCTTTCTGGTTTCATCCTTGCGGTTGGTAAAGACCATGACTCGCTGCAGATCTCCATCAATCAGGGTGTTGTAGAGGAGTTTGTATTTGTCCGCCGCAGTGGTCAGGTACACGACCTGTTTCACCGTATCGACGGCGACCTGTTCCGGCGCAACGGAAACGGTGACCGGTTTTCTCGTCCACTGGGCGGCCAGATGACTCACATCGGGGGTGATGGTGGCGCTGAACATCAGGGTCTGGCGCCGTTCTTTGGGGAGTGTGGTCTGGACGATCTTTCTGACATCGGGGATGAATCCCATATCAAGCATCCGGTCGGCCTCATCAATCACCAGGGTGTTGACTTCCGACAAATCGAGGATCCGGTTGCGCTGGAAATCGAGGAGCCTGCCCGGGGTTGCCACCACCAGGTCAACCGCCTTGCCGAGCAACCGGTTCTGCTGTTTCTGATAATCTATCCCGCCATAAACGGGAGCGATGGTGATTCCGGCATACCGGCCCAACGCCTCACCGTCCTCCGCGATCTGGATGACCAGCTCCCGGGTGGGGGCGAGAACCAGTGCGGTGGGTGAGCCGGTTTTTCGCTTTTCGCCCCTGTTGGCAAGGATTCTCGCAAAAATGGCGATCAGAAAGGCGGCTGTTTTACCTGTACCGGTCTGGGCCTGTCCGATCACATCCTGTCCGTTTAAAGTCGGGACAAGGGACTCGGCCTGGATCGGGGTGCAGTATGAAAACCCCAGATCAGCAATGGCGTGCATGATCTCATCCGGCAGGGAAAAATCATGAAATCTGGTTTTGCCTTCAGCCGGGATGACCTGAAAATTCTCAGGGTTCCATGGCTCCAGGGGAATTACGGTTTCCGGTGCTACGAGCTGTTCGCCGGGCTGGTTTTTTTTGGGCCGACGTCTTCGCTTTTTTTTCTGCGGGGCGGATCGGGCTGTAGAATTTTGCCCTGAATCTGAAGCGGTTACAACGTTTGTTGTTTCACTTCTTTCCTGGTTGACACCGGAGGCTTTCCCCAGGCGGTTACGAATAAATTTGAAAAATCTTCTGATCATGGTTTTTATGCCGCTTCAAGTTGTCTCGCGGGGAATGGAAAAGGGAGAGGAGATTTTTTTAAAGTCCAAAGCGGTGACCGCAGTTTGAACCCCGGACCATATCGCCATCTCTCAAGGAAAGGGGGAGTCCGGATATCGGAGATACGAATAAGCCCGGCTTTTAGCTTTCGAGATTTTTTCTCCCAGGTCAGAAATTCCCATCTGGAAACAATAAATATCTTGGACTCCTGATTTCTGTGAACCACCTTAGATAGTCTAAAAAACCCGCAGAGTCAAGGTTTTCTGACAATCCACCCTTCCGCATGCCGGGGGTTGACTTCAGTGTTGATAGTTATGGTATCCTGTGTTTGGATCTATTTCGATTGAGAAACAGGTTGGTGAAAAAAAGTAAACGGGGACCGATATGCCTAGGATTGAATGGACTGAAGCATTTGAGTTGCAGATACCGGAAATTGATGAGCAGCACCGCCGCTGGGTTGATATTATCAACGAACTCCACGATTCACTCATGTCGCACGGCGGCGCACATAATCTAACGGAACGCACTTTAAATGAAATGATTGATTACGGCCGCTTTCATTTCACATTTGAAGAGGAATATCTGAAGAAGATCGGTTATCCGGAACTTGCCATGCACCGGAGCATGCATAACGCCTTCATGAAGGACCTGATCAACAAACTGCAGCAGGAAAGAGGCGGCGGATTGATATTGAATACCGAGATCATGAAGGTCCTCACCGGCTGGCTGCAGAGCCATATTCAGATAGAAGACCGAAAGTACAGTCGATTTGCCGCGCAAACCTGAAAGGTGTAAAAAAAACACAACACACACAAAAGCCGGTTCTAATCCAGCTTTTTTTCGTTATTTTTCGATACCTTCAAATGTTTCCGGAAAAATAATTCAGAGTATTTTTGCAAAATTCTGCTGCCTTGTTATTATCTTTTTCCTGCACAGAGTTGAAGCTTCTCCGGAACAAAGAGTAAACCGTGCAGAATCCGAGCTGCGGGGAATGCACGCACAGTTCATGATGCATGGGCGAAAAAGATTTTTAGTCAGCTACCAGGCTGCCATTATATTTTGTTCTTAACAATAACAGCATACGAGGTAAACATGGGCAGGATCATTGCAGTCAAAGGTCGGGAGATTATCGACTCCCGTGGGAATCCCACCGTCGAGGCAGAGGTGCATCTGGAGGGTGGTTTTGTCGGCAGGGCACCGGCTCCGTCCGGAGCGTCAACCGGTTCCAGGGAAGCGCTGGAGCTGCGGGATGGCGACAAGAGCCGATTTCTCGGGAAAGGGGTCTTGAAGGCTGTCGGCTCAGTGAACGGGCAGATCGCCTCCGCTCTGGTCGGGAAGGTATTTGAAAACCAGGCGGCGCTTGATCGGGTGCTGATCGATCTGGACGGCACCGAAAATAAGGAGAAACTGGGGGCAAATGCAATTCTTGCGGTCTCTCTTGCTGCGGCAAAAGCTGCGGCACATGAGAAAAACATCCCTCTTTACGCCTATATTGCCGAGCAGAACGGAACTGCGGGAAAATTTACCATGCCTTTGCCGATGATGAATATCCTGAACGGCGGAGAGCATGCGGACAATAATGTCGATATCCAGGAATTCATGATCATGCCCGTCGGCGGCAAGACCTTTGCCGAAGCGCTGCGGATCGGGGCGGAGGTTTTTCATCACCTGGCGAAAGTTCTCAAAGGCAGGGGGTTAAGCACCTCGGTGGGCGATGAGGGTGGGTTTGCCCCCAATCTCGCCTCCAATGCCGAGGCCCTGGCGGTTATCCGGGAAGCGGTGGAAAAGGCGGGATATGTTCTCGGGAAAGATGTGGTTCTCGCCCTCGATTGCGCCTCTTCCGAGTTTTACGAAAAAGAGCGCAAGGTATACAACCTGAAGGGCGAAGGAAAGACCTTCTCTTCCGAGGGATTTTCCGATTACCTGGCGGAGCTGAGTGATGCCTATCCGATTGTTTCAATCGAAGACGGCCAGGATGAGTCGGACTGGGACGGTTTTGCGTATCAGACCAAAAAGCTTGGTGGCAGAATGCAGCTCGTCGGTGACGATCTGTTTGTGACCAATACCAGGATTCTCAAAGAGGGAATCGACAAGGGCATCGTCAATTCAATCCTGGTCAAGTTCAACCAGATCGGCACCCTTACGGAAACGCTCGCCGCGATCAGAATGGCGAAAAATGCCGGCTACACCACGGTGATCTCGCATCGGTCGGGTGAAACGGAAGACACCACCATCGCCGATCTGGCCGTAGGCACCTGTGCCGGGCAGATCAAGACCGGTTCCTTGAGCCGCTCCGATCGGGTTGCCAAGTACAACCGGCTGCTGCGGATCGAGGAAGAACTGGCCGAAAAGGCTCCGTTCCGAGGAAGGATTGAGGTGAAGGGTCAGGGGTGACGGGCGCATCATAAACACAGAAAGCCGGGGCAGTCAGCTCCGGCTTTTTTTTTGCCCGGTGGTTGGATCACCCCGGGGACTCATCTTTTTGGTCACTGTACGGATAGCCTCCTTTTTTCCGGTTTGCTCAATCAGAGATCGCATTCTGTGCCGCACTTTGAACGATTCATATCTATCCCCCATGGTTTTATTCCGCGAAATCTCCCGTAGTTCGCCATCTGCAGCAGCTTCTGTGTGACTTAGTCACCAAGATATAAATTGTAATAAACGGGAATGATTACTAGTTTCTGTGCTAAAGAGGAAAACAAATAAATGGAGGTGGACTATGACAAATATGAATCATCTGAAAATCGTGACGGTATTTTTGCTCTCAATGCTCCTTGCCGCATGCGGCGGCGGTTCTGACGCTCCTCCGGCTACCGGGACAACAGCAACAGGCACCTCAGTCAAGGCCAGCGGGGTGATGACCAAGGGCAGTGTCATCGTCAATGGGGTTTCATTTGCCGTTCTTCCCGCCACTGCGATCAGGGTTGACGACACAACCGGGGTACTCGAGGACAACCTGAAAAACGGCATGGTGGTCCGGGTGCGAGGGAACCGGAATGATGACGGCCTCACCGGTGCTGCCGATGCAGTGGAGACGGAGAACGAGGTTCAGGGCAGGGTCACCTCTGTAGATACTGTTGTAAATCCCCAGACCTTTATCGTTCTCGGTCAGACAATTTATGTGGACGCGCAAACGGTTTACGCCAATCTGGTGAATCTGGCAGGGTTAACGGCAGGTAACGGGACAACCACCGGCAGTATTGTCGAAGTTCACGGGTTGCGGGACAGTGCGGGTAATCTGAGGGCCTCCCGGGTGGAGCTGCTTGGCGCGCTCGGGGCAAATGAAATGGAGCTGAAAGGGGTTGCCGCGAACTTGAATGTCAACGGTGCCGACACCATAACGATCGGTAACGGGACCCTTGATATGGTCGTGAATTTCAATACCGCCAGCAGGGAACCAGCCGGTGCAGCGATCAACAACGGCGACCTGGTCGAGGTCAAGGGGAATCTGGTGGGTGGCGTTCTGGTCGCAACTTTGATTCAGCGGGAGGATCTGGAGGATGCTGAGTTTGAGCCGAACGAAGGCCAGGAATTTGAGGTTGAAGGCTTTATGGCCGGATTCAGTGGCCATCCAGGCTCCTTCACCATCAACGGTCGGAATGTGCAGACCACAGCCGCCACGATTTTCCGCAGCGGTTCTGAAGAGGATCTCGGCAATGGGACCAAGGTTGAGGCGGAAGGACACCTGAGCGGCGGCGTGCTGGCGGCCAGAAAGATCACTTTCAAGAACAAGAGGGTGGAGATTCAGGCAACCGCAACAGCCAATACCGCAACTTCAGTGACGGTGATGGGACTCAATGTGGCGATTGCTCCGTTCACCGACAATGTAGGCATAACGAATGGACAGCGTTATCGGATCAAAGGATTTGACGATGGCGGAACCATCATCGCCGAGAGAATTGTCAATGGCAGTGGTGGCGGTGACGACTGGTTGAAGGCCCTGGTTACGGCCGAAGATGAAGGCGCGAAAACCCTGGGATTTCTCGGAGGAAGCGTTACCGCAAATCTGGGTACTAACCTCGTCTTTAAAGATGCCGGGAATAATGCCATCACCGAAACAGCTTTTTACTCCGGAGTTACAGCGGGCTCTACGCTTGTCAAAGTAAAATTCAATGCGGGGACTTTTATCGTGAATGAAGCCTCTCTTGAAGACTAGCTGACCATCCCGCTGTAAGGGGGGACCCGGGAGATGCCGCCCCATCTCCCGGGTTTTTTTATGTCAAAAAACCGGGGAGTTGATAATGGCCAGGAGCTCTGCGGTTTTTTTCTCCATCAGTTTTCGATCTCCCCTGGTTTCCACGTTGAGGCGCAGGACCGGTTCGGTGTTGGATTTGCGGATGTTGAAGCGGTAGTCATCGGCGGCAAAACTGTAGCCGTCGGTATGGTCCGTCTCCCCTTTCTTGCCCGCATACAATTTTTCAATGGCGGCAATGACCGCATCGGGGTCTTGCACCTTGCTGTTGATCTCCCCGCTGACCGGAAAACTTTCGATCATCTCCCTGACCATCGCGGAAAGCGGCCTTTGTTCCCGGCTTAAAATTTCACAGACCAAGAGCCAGGGGATCATTCCGGAATCGCAGTAGGAGAAATCACGGAAATAATGGTGGGCGCTCATTTCCCCGCCGTAGATGCAGTTTTCGGAGCGCATTTTTTCCTTGATGAAGGCGTGCCCGGTTTTACAGAGTACCGGGATGCCGCCGTGCGCCCGGACAATTTCTTCCGTATTCCAGAAGAGGCGCGGGTCGTGGATGATTTTCTCGCCGGGATTTGCGGTCAGAATGGCTTTCGCCAGCAGACCGACCATGTAGTATCCTTCGATAAAAGCTCCCTGCTCATCAAAGAGAAAGCAGCGGTCGAAATCACCATCCCAGGCGAGGCCGAGATCTGCGGCGTGCTCTTGCACCGCCCGGCTTGTGATGCTGCGATTTTCCGGAAGCAGGGGGTTCGGCACCCCGTTCGGGAAGGTGCCGTCCGGTTCACAGAGAATCGGAATGAAAGTGAAGGGCAGTCTGTCGGCGAGCCTGTCGAGCAGCGGACCGGCGCAGCCGTTGCCTCCGTTGACCACAATCTTGAGCGGTTTCAGGTTTTCAAGAGACACATGGGTCAGCAGATGCTCAATGAAGGCGTCCCGGTTGTCGAGAGTTTGCCGTTTTCCTCTCGTTTTTCTGGGGGTAAAAGAGGCGGAAGCCGCCATGGCTTCGATTTCCTTGAGTCCCGTATCGCCGCTGACCGGACGGGACTCGGAGCGCACGATTTTCATGCCGTTGTAATCGGCCGGATTGTGACTGGCGGTCACGATGACCCCGCAGCCGGTTTTGAGATGCGTGGTTGCAAAATAGATCTCTTCGGTGCCGCATAAACCGAGATCGATCACCTCCACTCCGGAATCCATGAAGCCCCTGGCCAGGGCGTCGGACATGGCCTGACTTGAAAGACGGATATCGTGGCCGATGACGGCCCGGCCCGGAGCCAGAAATTCCGCACAGGCACACCCGATGCGATAGGCCAGC
Protein-coding regions in this window:
- a CDS encoding DEAD/DEAH box helicase, coding for MIRRFFKFIRNRLGKASGVNQERSETTNVVTASDSGQNSTARSAPQKKKRRRRPKKNQPGEQLVAPETVIPLEPWNPENFQVIPAEGKTRFHDFSLPDEIMHAIADLGFSYCTPIQAESLVPTLNGQDVIGQAQTGTGKTAAFLIAIFARILANRGEKRKTGSPTALVLAPTRELVIQIAEDGEALGRYAGITIAPVYGGIDYQKQQNRLLGKAVDLVVATPGRLLDFQRNRILDLSEVNTLVIDEADRMLDMGFIPDVRKIVQTTLPKERRQTLMFSATITPDVSHLAAQWTRKPVTVSVAPEQVAVDTVKQVVYLTTAADKYKLLYNTLIDGDLQRVMVFTNRKDETRKLTERLKRNDISCAMLSGDVPQSKRIKTLEDFKNGRIRVLVATDVAGRGIHIDGVSHVVNYTLPYDPEDYVHRIGRTGRAGSSGISVSFACEEGSFYIPEIEAYLGAKLPCTTPDPELLKEPPKGTIRPEEKIYPGKPPGRGRSRRPAPSGHRKTSRPRPVAGK
- a CDS encoding bacteriohemerythrin, which translates into the protein MPRIEWTEAFELQIPEIDEQHRRWVDIINELHDSLMSHGGAHNLTERTLNEMIDYGRFHFTFEEEYLKKIGYPELAMHRSMHNAFMKDLINKLQQERGGGLILNTEIMKVLTGWLQSHIQIEDRKYSRFAAQT
- the eno gene encoding phosphopyruvate hydratase, coding for MGRIIAVKGREIIDSRGNPTVEAEVHLEGGFVGRAPAPSGASTGSREALELRDGDKSRFLGKGVLKAVGSVNGQIASALVGKVFENQAALDRVLIDLDGTENKEKLGANAILAVSLAAAKAAAHEKNIPLYAYIAEQNGTAGKFTMPLPMMNILNGGEHADNNVDIQEFMIMPVGGKTFAEALRIGAEVFHHLAKVLKGRGLSTSVGDEGGFAPNLASNAEALAVIREAVEKAGYVLGKDVVLALDCASSEFYEKERKVYNLKGEGKTFSSEGFSDYLAELSDAYPIVSIEDGQDESDWDGFAYQTKKLGGRMQLVGDDLFVTNTRILKEGIDKGIVNSILVKFNQIGTLTETLAAIRMAKNAGYTTVISHRSGETEDTTIADLAVGTCAGQIKTGSLSRSDRVAKYNRLLRIEEELAEKAPFRGRIEVKGQG
- a CDS encoding phosphomannomutase; this translates as MDTLPCFKAYDIRGRVPDELNEELAYRIGCACAEFLAPGRAVIGHDIRLSSQAMSDALARGFMDSGVEVIDLGLCGTEEIYFATTHLKTGCGVIVTASHNPADYNGMKIVRSESRPVSGDTGLKEIEAMAASASFTPRKTRGKRQTLDNRDAFIEHLLTHVSLENLKPLKIVVNGGNGCAGPLLDRLADRLPFTFIPILCEPDGTFPNGVPNPLLPENRSITSRAVQEHAADLGLAWDGDFDRCFLFDEQGAFIEGYYMVGLLAKAILTANPGEKIIHDPRLFWNTEEIVRAHGGIPVLCKTGHAFIKEKMRSENCIYGGEMSAHHYFRDFSYCDSGMIPWLLVCEILSREQRPLSAMVREMIESFPVSGEINSKVQDPDAVIAAIEKLYAGKKGETDHTDGYSFAADDYRFNIRKSNTEPVLRLNVETRGDRKLMEKKTAELLAIINSPVF